In Thalassotalea sp. Sam97, a single window of DNA contains:
- a CDS encoding YSC84-related protein has product MHHFLKLLPFVFIFVLSGCVTTSQSMSKQEKRQAVLNMKDETLTQLYKDKPDVRSQINAAAGYAVFSNANVNIIFVAAGGGYGVAKNMKTGKYTYMNMAEGGVGLGFGAKDYRIVMVFHSEQALNQFIESGWTFGGNADAAAKAGDKGGSVEGEAYYGDVTVYTFTEAGLALQATVKGTKFWKDSDLN; this is encoded by the coding sequence ATGCATCATTTCCTAAAACTGCTACCGTTTGTTTTTATCTTTGTACTGTCTGGTTGTGTGACCACATCACAAAGTATGAGTAAACAAGAGAAACGCCAAGCCGTTCTTAACATGAAAGACGAGACCTTAACGCAACTTTATAAAGATAAACCCGATGTACGCAGTCAAATTAATGCTGCCGCTGGCTATGCGGTGTTTTCCAATGCAAACGTGAACATCATTTTTGTTGCCGCCGGTGGTGGCTATGGTGTTGCGAAAAACATGAAGACTGGCAAATATACGTATATGAACATGGCAGAGGGTGGTGTTGGTTTAGGGTTTGGTGCAAAAGACTATCGCATCGTTATGGTATTCCATTCGGAGCAAGCGTTAAATCAATTTATCGAGTCGGGTTGGACCTTCGGCGGTAATGCCGATGCTGCAGCCAAAGCAGGAGATAAAGGCGGTTCGGTGGAAGGAGAGGCGTATTATGGCGATGTAACCGTATATACCTTTACCGAAGCAGGCCTTGCCTTACAAGCGACTGTTAAAGGCACTAAGTTTTGGAAAGATTCTGATTTGAATTAG
- a CDS encoding tetratricopeptide repeat protein, producing MMQKTNRKIIAIVLASMLSTPVLADVNQAVEMINRGDFIGAVEELKPMVDLGYPQALYHQATLYEAGKGVSKDLLQAFALYQRAANRGIPEAQFALAQMYLEGRGTPKNNRQGFEYTRRAAERGLAAAQYNLAVMYQNGDVVAQNYVKAATWYEDAAMQNYALAQFNLALLYFDGKGVSKSIEQSYIWNRIAAYNGYSPAEQSMEMDATHLSRDQIKRSREQADRLYLKIAPDVDSVKPYSWSN from the coding sequence ATGATGCAGAAAACAAATAGAAAAATCATCGCCATAGTGTTGGCATCAATGCTCAGCACGCCGGTTTTAGCGGATGTAAACCAAGCAGTTGAAATGATTAATCGTGGTGATTTTATTGGTGCGGTTGAAGAGTTAAAGCCAATGGTTGACTTAGGTTATCCGCAAGCGCTTTACCATCAAGCGACATTATACGAGGCAGGTAAAGGGGTAAGTAAAGACTTACTGCAAGCGTTTGCATTGTATCAGCGCGCTGCTAACCGAGGTATTCCTGAAGCGCAATTTGCTTTAGCCCAAATGTACTTGGAAGGACGCGGAACGCCGAAAAATAACCGTCAAGGTTTTGAGTATACTCGCCGAGCGGCAGAGCGAGGTTTAGCTGCCGCGCAATATAATTTGGCAGTAATGTATCAAAATGGTGATGTCGTTGCTCAAAACTACGTTAAGGCAGCAACCTGGTACGAAGATGCGGCCATGCAAAATTATGCATTAGCTCAGTTTAATTTAGCCTTACTTTACTTTGACGGTAAAGGTGTATCAAAAAGTATTGAACAGTCCTATATTTGGAATCGTATCGCTGCTTACAACGGTTATTCGCCTGCCGAGCAAAGTATGGAAATGGATGCGACGCATTTATCGCGCGACCAAATTAAGCGTAGCCGTGAACAAGCGGATCGTTTGTATTTAAAAATTGCTCCAGATGTTGACAGTGTAAAGCCCTACAGCTGGAGTAATTAA
- the dnaK gene encoding molecular chaperone DnaK, translated as MGKIIGIDLGTTNSCVAVLDGDKVRVIENAEGDRTTPSIIAYTAEGETLVGQPAKRQAVTNPENTLFAIKRLIGRRFEDKEVQRDIEIMPFAIKKADNGDAWVEAKGQLMAPPQVSAEVLKKMKKTAEDFLGEEVTEAVITVPAYFNDSQRQATKDAGRIAGLDVKRIINEPTAAALAYGMDKQKGDRVVAVYDLGGGTFDISIIEIDEVEGEHTFEVLATNGDTHLGGEDFDNRLINYLVEEFKKDQAIDLTKDPLAMQRLKEAAEKAKCELSSAQQTDVNLPYITADATGPKHMNIKVTRAKLESLVEDMVKATLEPLKTALADADLSTSDVTDVILVGGQTRMPLVQKTVTDFFGKEPRKDVNPDEAVASGAAVQAGVLAGDVTDVLLLDVTPLSLGIETMGGVMTKVIEKNTTIPTKQSQVFSTAEDNQAAVTVHVVQGERKQASLNKSLGQFNLEGIDAAPRGVPQIEVTFDIDADGILHVTAKDKNTGKEQNITIKASSGLSDDEVEQMVRDAEANADADAKFEELVGARNQADAMAHATRTQITEAGDDLPAEDKEKIEAALAELDVAIKGDDKDAIEAKSQAVMEASAKLMEIAQAKAQAQAGAAGGAEQAEPQAKPADDVVDAEFEEVKDDKK; from the coding sequence ATGGGCAAAATCATCGGTATTGACCTAGGGACCACTAACTCTTGTGTGGCTGTACTAGACGGCGACAAAGTTCGTGTAATTGAAAACGCAGAAGGCGATCGTACTACGCCATCAATCATTGCATACACTGCTGAAGGTGAAACGCTTGTTGGTCAACCAGCGAAGCGTCAAGCGGTAACCAACCCTGAAAATACACTGTTTGCTATCAAGCGTCTTATCGGTCGTCGTTTTGAAGACAAAGAAGTTCAACGCGATATCGAAATCATGCCATTTGCTATCAAAAAAGCAGACAATGGTGATGCATGGGTTGAAGCTAAAGGCCAGTTAATGGCACCACCACAAGTATCAGCTGAAGTACTGAAAAAAATGAAGAAAACAGCTGAAGACTTCTTAGGTGAAGAAGTAACTGAAGCGGTTATCACAGTACCTGCATACTTTAACGATTCACAACGTCAAGCAACCAAAGATGCTGGTCGTATCGCGGGTCTAGACGTTAAGCGTATTATCAACGAGCCAACTGCCGCAGCACTTGCATACGGTATGGACAAGCAAAAAGGTGACCGTGTTGTTGCGGTTTATGACCTTGGTGGTGGTACATTCGATATCTCAATCATCGAAATCGACGAAGTTGAAGGCGAGCACACTTTTGAAGTACTAGCGACTAACGGTGATACGCACTTAGGTGGTGAAGACTTTGATAACCGTCTAATCAACTACCTAGTTGAAGAATTCAAGAAAGACCAAGCTATTGACTTAACTAAAGATCCATTAGCAATGCAGCGTTTAAAAGAAGCTGCAGAAAAAGCAAAATGTGAGCTTTCATCAGCACAACAAACTGATGTAAACCTTCCTTACATCACAGCTGATGCAACAGGTCCTAAGCACATGAACATCAAAGTAACTCGCGCTAAGCTTGAGTCTTTGGTCGAAGATATGGTTAAAGCAACCCTTGAGCCTTTAAAAACAGCTCTAGCAGATGCTGATTTATCTACATCTGACGTAACTGACGTTATCTTAGTTGGTGGTCAAACACGTATGCCACTAGTACAAAAAACGGTTACTGACTTCTTTGGTAAAGAGCCTCGTAAAGACGTTAACCCTGACGAAGCAGTAGCTTCAGGTGCAGCGGTACAGGCGGGTGTTCTTGCTGGTGACGTAACTGACGTACTACTTCTAGACGTTACACCACTATCTCTTGGTATCGAAACCATGGGTGGCGTAATGACTAAAGTTATCGAGAAAAACACTACGATTCCTACTAAGCAATCACAGGTGTTCTCAACAGCTGAAGATAACCAAGCAGCAGTAACGGTTCACGTTGTACAAGGTGAACGTAAACAAGCATCACTTAACAAATCGCTTGGTCAGTTCAACCTTGAAGGTATCGATGCTGCACCTCGCGGTGTACCACAAATCGAAGTAACCTTTGACATCGATGCCGATGGTATCTTGCACGTAACAGCAAAAGATAAAAATACTGGCAAAGAGCAAAACATCACCATTAAAGCATCTTCTGGTTTATCAGATGACGAAGTAGAGCAAATGGTACGTGACGCAGAAGCAAATGCTGATGCAGATGCGAAGTTCGAAGAACTTGTTGGTGCTCGTAACCAAGCAGACGCAATGGCGCACGCTACTCGCACACAAATCACTGAAGCAGGTGATGACTTGCCAGCGGAAGACAAAGAGAAAATCGAAGCAGCATTAGCGGAACTTGACGTGGCTATCAAAGGCGATGACAAAGACGCAATTGAAGCAAAATCTCAAGCAGTAATGGAAGCATCAGCTAAGTTAATGGAAATTGCTCAAGCTAAAGCCCAGGCTCAAGCCGGTGCAGCTGGTGGCGCAGAACAAGCTGAACCACAAGCAAAACCTGCTGATGATGTTGTTGACGCTGAGTTTGAAGAAGTTAAAGACGACAAAAAATAA
- the rlmF gene encoding 23S rRNA (adenine(1618)-N(6))-methyltransferase RlmF — protein MHPRNRHKSRYDLKKLCQAVPELNAFLITRPEQQKTIDFSNPQAVICLNKAILALDYGIKHWSIPDGFLCPPIPGRVDYIHYLADLLTHSNGNRVPTKPEQTQLLDIGCGASLIYPLLAHQVYKWRATGADIDPLSVANSNKVINDNNLSRAISVQLQSDESKCFANIIGDNDRFDVTLCNPPFHDSLATALKANQAKRQNLAKNSNRANHNKQSMPDLVSSKLNFGGQKAELFCDGGELKFVRRMIMESKYYAKQVLWFTCLVSNKEHLRPLKLALKKAKVVDTRTVTMRQGQKTSRFIAWSFHNKQQQLDWCRHYLN, from the coding sequence ATGCATCCAAGAAACCGCCATAAAAGTCGTTACGATTTAAAAAAGCTATGCCAGGCAGTACCTGAACTTAACGCGTTTTTAATAACCAGACCAGAGCAGCAAAAAACCATAGACTTTAGCAATCCCCAAGCGGTGATTTGTCTAAATAAAGCCATTTTAGCGCTAGACTATGGTATTAAACATTGGTCTATTCCTGATGGTTTTTTATGCCCCCCCATTCCTGGTCGCGTTGACTATATCCACTATCTAGCGGACCTGCTAACTCACAGCAATGGTAACCGAGTACCGACGAAGCCTGAGCAAACCCAGCTACTGGATATTGGTTGTGGTGCGAGTCTTATTTACCCGCTGTTAGCACATCAAGTTTACAAGTGGCGAGCGACGGGTGCAGATATCGACCCACTATCCGTGGCCAATAGCAATAAGGTTATTAACGACAATAATCTCAGCAGGGCGATAAGCGTTCAATTACAAAGTGATGAGAGTAAATGTTTTGCTAATATCATCGGCGATAACGATCGTTTTGATGTCACTCTGTGCAACCCACCATTCCATGACAGCCTAGCCACAGCCCTGAAAGCGAATCAAGCAAAGCGACAAAATTTGGCAAAAAATTCAAACCGTGCCAACCACAACAAGCAATCGATGCCAGACCTTGTGTCTAGCAAGTTAAATTTTGGTGGCCAAAAAGCAGAATTGTTTTGTGACGGTGGGGAATTAAAATTTGTACGCCGAATGATTATGGAAAGCAAATATTATGCAAAGCAAGTATTGTGGTTTACCTGCCTTGTTTCTAATAAAGAGCATTTACGACCGCTAAAGCTAGCACTAAAAAAAGCTAAGGTGGTCGATACGCGCACAGTCACCATGCGCCAGGGACAAAAAACCAGTCGCTTTATTGCTTGGAGCTTTCATAATAAGCAACAACAACTCGACTGGTGTCGACATTACCTAAATTAG
- a CDS encoding acyl-CoA thioesterase, which translates to MRFLSRRLVMPNDLNYAQSLFGGRALEWIDEEAAIYAICQLETNCLVTKHIGEISFQSPAMQGDIVEFGLATKAVGRTSITVTCLVRNKVTKKTICLADDIVFVQVDPQTRQPIAHGKTAEELIEQTEKELRALNLLDSKANS; encoded by the coding sequence ATGCGCTTTTTATCTCGACGTTTGGTGATGCCGAACGATTTAAACTATGCTCAATCGCTGTTTGGCGGTCGTGCATTGGAATGGATTGACGAAGAGGCTGCGATTTATGCCATCTGTCAATTGGAAACCAATTGCTTGGTTACTAAGCACATTGGCGAAATTAGCTTTCAATCACCGGCGATGCAAGGCGATATCGTTGAGTTTGGTTTGGCGACTAAAGCGGTAGGTCGTACGTCGATTACCGTTACATGTTTGGTGCGCAATAAGGTCACCAAGAAAACCATTTGTCTTGCCGATGATATTGTCTTTGTTCAAGTTGATCCACAAACACGTCAACCTATTGCACACGGTAAAACGGCAGAAGAGTTAATTGAGCAAACAGAAAAAGAGCTACGTGCACTTAATCTGCTCGATTCTAAGGCAAACAGCTAA
- the folD gene encoding bifunctional methylenetetrahydrofolate dehydrogenase/methenyltetrahydrofolate cyclohydrolase FolD: protein MSAKIIDGKAIAQQIRTDIKEKVAKRLAEGKRAPGLAVVLVGEDPASQVYVGSKRRACEEVGFVSKSFDLPATTTQQQLFELIDQLNNDDQIDGILVQLPLPEGLDANLIIEHIHPDKDVDGFHPANVGKLALRQPGLRPCTPKGIMTLIESTGVDPHGLEAVIVGASNIVGRPMTLELLLAGCTTTTTHRFTKDLEAKVRGADLLVVAVGKPEFIPGEWIKEGAIVIDVGINRLDSGKLVGDIEYSVAKEKAAFITPVPGGVGPMTVASLIENTYLACENLSK, encoded by the coding sequence ATGTCTGCAAAAATTATAGATGGTAAAGCCATCGCCCAACAAATTAGAACGGATATCAAAGAGAAAGTCGCTAAACGTTTAGCAGAGGGAAAACGAGCTCCTGGCCTTGCCGTTGTCTTGGTCGGTGAAGATCCTGCTTCACAAGTATACGTTGGTAGTAAGCGTCGTGCATGTGAGGAAGTTGGCTTTGTCTCAAAATCTTTTGACTTGCCAGCAACCACTACTCAGCAGCAACTATTTGAGCTAATTGATCAGTTAAACAACGATGATCAGATCGATGGTATCTTGGTACAACTACCATTACCAGAAGGGTTAGATGCTAACCTTATTATCGAGCACATTCACCCAGACAAAGATGTTGACGGATTCCACCCAGCGAACGTCGGTAAGCTGGCGTTACGTCAACCGGGTTTACGCCCATGTACGCCAAAAGGCATCATGACGTTGATCGAATCTACCGGTGTTGATCCTCACGGTTTAGAAGCCGTTATCGTTGGCGCATCCAATATCGTTGGCCGCCCGATGACACTTGAGTTATTACTTGCTGGTTGTACTACCACGACAACTCACCGCTTTACCAAAGATTTAGAAGCGAAAGTGCGTGGTGCTGATCTACTTGTTGTGGCTGTCGGCAAACCAGAGTTCATTCCGGGAGAATGGATCAAAGAAGGTGCTATCGTTATTGATGTAGGTATCAATCGTTTAGATAGCGGTAAATTGGTTGGTGACATCGAATATAGTGTTGCTAAAGAAAAAGCCGCATTCATTACCCCTGTGCCTGGTGGCGTAGGGCCGATGACGGTAGCAAGCTTAATTGAAAACACCTACCTTGCGTGCGAAAACTTATCAAAGTAA
- a CDS encoding HD domain-containing phosphohydrolase, with protein sequence MTEMQPIILVVDDNPDNIDVLGGILRPDYKVKAAVNGPLALKIATNTPKPDLILLDVMMPDMDGHEVCRQLKSNPVTSDIPVIFVTAKSDVADEMAGFKLGAVDYITKPVSAPLVQARVKTHIALYDQQRELERKVIARTHELEQTRVEIIRRLGRAAEYKDNETGMHVVRMSFYTKMLADKIGANPEWSALLFDAAPMHDIGKIGIADAILQKPGRLDSDERQEMQQHVEYGADILGNNDSPLLSLAREVCLYHHEKFDGSGYPHGAKGQDIPLSARIVTIADVFDALTSKRPYKEAWSFEQAMQYLHEQSGQIFDPDLVTAFATCEQHIRQVMLQYKDECEQDVYGTRLTEPQCR encoded by the coding sequence ATGACGGAGATGCAGCCGATTATTTTGGTTGTCGATGATAATCCTGACAATATCGATGTTTTAGGCGGGATTTTACGACCTGACTATAAGGTTAAGGCGGCAGTCAATGGACCATTAGCATTAAAAATAGCGACTAACACGCCCAAACCAGACTTGATTTTACTGGATGTGATGATGCCAGATATGGACGGCCATGAAGTTTGCCGGCAACTAAAATCGAATCCGGTTACTTCCGATATTCCGGTGATTTTTGTGACCGCCAAATCCGATGTTGCCGATGAAATGGCCGGCTTTAAACTCGGCGCCGTTGATTACATAACTAAGCCCGTAAGCGCGCCTCTTGTGCAAGCAAGGGTGAAAACGCATATTGCGTTATATGATCAGCAACGTGAACTAGAGCGCAAGGTCATTGCTCGAACTCATGAACTAGAACAAACTCGGGTAGAAATTATTCGTCGCTTAGGTCGCGCAGCCGAGTACAAAGATAATGAAACCGGCATGCACGTTGTGCGCATGAGCTTTTATACAAAAATGCTCGCAGACAAAATCGGTGCTAACCCTGAATGGAGCGCGTTACTTTTCGATGCCGCACCCATGCATGACATTGGCAAAATAGGTATTGCCGATGCAATATTACAAAAGCCTGGGCGATTAGACAGTGATGAGCGCCAAGAAATGCAACAACATGTCGAATATGGCGCCGATATTTTGGGTAATAACGATTCCCCTTTGTTGTCCTTAGCTCGTGAGGTTTGCTTGTACCATCATGAGAAATTTGATGGCAGTGGTTATCCACACGGTGCCAAGGGGCAGGATATCCCATTGAGTGCACGCATTGTTACCATTGCTGACGTATTTGATGCGTTAACATCAAAGCGCCCTTATAAAGAGGCATGGAGCTTCGAGCAAGCGATGCAATATTTACATGAGCAATCAGGGCAAATATTTGACCCTGATTTAGTCACTGCTTTTGCTACCTGTGAGCAACATATTCGCCAAGTTATGTTGCAATACAAAGACGAATGCGAGCAAGATGTCTATGGCACTCGGCTAACTGAACCACAATGTCGCTAA
- a CDS encoding YgjP-like metallopeptidase domain-containing protein yields the protein MKPLNYLNSYPQAVQDKVSTLLNERRLANYLTNKYPNVHQINNNDLLREYVLDIKNRFLKKSAPLSQICFDNKIHVINNALGLHTYRSKVHGNKIKAKNDIKIASLFKATPEPFLQMIAVHELAHLKEKEHNKAFYQLCQHMMSDYHQVEFDLRVYLLECEHHGDPYL from the coding sequence ATGAAGCCATTAAATTACCTCAACAGCTATCCGCAAGCCGTGCAAGACAAAGTGTCGACCCTCCTCAATGAGCGACGGTTAGCGAATTACCTCACCAATAAATACCCCAATGTACATCAAATCAATAACAACGATTTATTGCGCGAGTATGTGTTGGACATAAAAAACCGTTTCTTAAAAAAATCAGCACCGTTAAGTCAAATTTGCTTTGATAACAAAATTCACGTTATCAATAACGCATTAGGATTACATACCTATCGAAGCAAAGTGCATGGCAATAAAATTAAAGCGAAAAACGACATCAAAATAGCCAGCTTATTTAAAGCAACACCTGAGCCGTTTTTACAAATGATCGCCGTCCATGAACTCGCTCACCTAAAAGAGAAAGAGCATAACAAAGCGTTTTATCAGCTTTGTCAGCATATGATGAGTGACTACCACCAAGTCGAATTCGATTTACGCGTTTATTTACTCGAATGCGAGCATCATGGTGATCCGTATTTGTAA
- a CDS encoding RNA methyltransferase gives MARLKQQYPADGFFGIGIYNNKEQSNIGTLWRSAYIMGASFIFTVDSKYKKHTSDVVNAWQKIPLYHYQDMDDLIAHLPYDTRLVGVELDDRAEQIIDYAHPHRCVYLLGNEQSGLPKIAVERCHQLLQLPGEYSLNVSVAGSIVMYDRIAKQ, from the coding sequence ATGGCTAGATTAAAACAGCAATATCCTGCCGATGGCTTTTTTGGCATTGGTATTTATAACAATAAAGAGCAAAGTAATATTGGTACTTTGTGGCGAAGTGCATACATTATGGGTGCTTCATTTATTTTTACCGTTGATAGCAAATATAAAAAGCATACCTCTGATGTGGTTAATGCTTGGCAAAAAATTCCTCTGTATCATTATCAAGATATGGACGACCTAATTGCTCACTTACCTTATGATACTCGCTTAGTTGGTGTTGAATTAGATGACCGAGCAGAGCAAATCATTGACTATGCACACCCACACCGTTGTGTATATTTACTCGGTAATGAGCAGTCAGGATTACCCAAAATTGCTGTTGAACGATGTCATCAACTGTTGCAGTTGCCAGGTGAATACAGTCTCAATGTATCGGTTGCAGGTTCTATCGTGATGTATGACCGAATTGCAAAACAGTAA
- a CDS encoding DUF2947 domain-containing protein produces MNYIAIDDLKYAWVFRFKQLPISDADLAQIKPMSPSRSATLWAQSIATHADHPDFISEADWPGKDSTWSETGIWQQAWESDDQALPDALLEHLDWQDNTTVYFCNSRKQVIETTFGVFTRCWKNFLMMDDGPILIAKKRQQAIQFFPDGSYRLGIKP; encoded by the coding sequence ATGAATTATATCGCCATCGATGACCTGAAATATGCTTGGGTTTTTCGCTTTAAACAATTACCTATTAGCGATGCTGATTTAGCACAAATAAAGCCTATGTCGCCTTCTCGCAGCGCTACATTATGGGCGCAATCGATTGCCACTCACGCCGATCACCCCGACTTTATCAGTGAAGCCGATTGGCCAGGTAAAGACAGTACATGGAGCGAAACCGGTATCTGGCAACAAGCATGGGAAAGTGATGACCAGGCATTACCTGATGCACTATTAGAGCACCTTGACTGGCAAGACAATACCACGGTTTATTTTTGCAATTCTCGAAAGCAAGTTATTGAGACCACTTTTGGCGTATTTACTCGTTGCTGGAAGAATTTTTTAATGATGGACGATGGACCAATACTCATTGCAAAAAAACGCCAGCAAGCTATTCAGTTTTTCCCGGATGGCAGCTATCGCCTCGGCATAAAACCTTAA
- the dnaJ gene encoding molecular chaperone DnaJ, whose protein sequence is MSKSDYYEVLGVDKSATEREIKKAYKRLAMKYHPDRTKGDKEKEEHFKVIKEAHEVLTDSQKRAAYDQYGHAAFEQGGFGGGGFGGGGADFGDIFGDVFGDIFGGGRGRGGQSRARRGSDLRYNLDMTLEEAVKGKTVELKVPTYVHCEPCDGSGAKKGSSATTCQTCHGHGQVQMRQGLFAVQQTCPTCSGSGKVIKDPCNSCHGQGRIKKTKTLSAKIPAGVDTGDRIRLSGEGEAGEMGAPAGDLYVEVHVRDHEIFVRDGNNLYCEVPISFTSAALGGEIEVPTLDGKVKLKIPAEAQTGKMFRMRGKGVKSVRSAVTGDLLCKVVVETPVNLNAEQRALLEQLQASMGEGKEAAKYRPKEQGFFDGVKKFFDSL, encoded by the coding sequence ATGTCAAAAAGCGATTATTATGAAGTGCTAGGTGTTGATAAGTCAGCGACTGAGCGCGAGATTAAAAAAGCCTATAAACGTTTGGCGATGAAGTACCATCCTGACCGTACCAAAGGCGACAAAGAAAAAGAAGAGCACTTTAAGGTCATTAAAGAAGCCCACGAAGTGTTAACTGACAGTCAAAAGCGTGCCGCGTATGATCAATATGGCCATGCAGCCTTTGAACAAGGTGGCTTTGGTGGTGGCGGCTTTGGTGGCGGCGGTGCTGACTTTGGCGATATCTTTGGTGATGTGTTTGGTGATATTTTCGGTGGTGGCCGCGGTCGTGGCGGTCAAAGCCGAGCGCGTCGTGGTTCCGACTTACGTTATAACCTAGATATGACGCTAGAAGAAGCGGTTAAGGGTAAAACGGTAGAGCTAAAAGTACCGACTTACGTACACTGTGAGCCTTGTGATGGTTCTGGCGCGAAAAAAGGCAGTTCGGCGACGACTTGTCAAACGTGTCATGGTCACGGCCAAGTGCAAATGCGTCAAGGTTTATTTGCGGTACAGCAAACCTGTCCTACCTGTTCTGGTAGTGGTAAAGTGATTAAAGACCCGTGCAATTCATGTCATGGTCAAGGTCGCATCAAGAAAACCAAAACCTTATCAGCCAAAATCCCAGCTGGCGTGGATACAGGAGACCGTATTCGCTTATCTGGTGAAGGTGAAGCCGGTGAAATGGGCGCACCAGCGGGTGATTTATATGTTGAAGTACATGTGCGCGATCATGAAATTTTTGTTCGTGATGGCAATAACTTGTATTGCGAAGTACCAATCAGCTTCACATCAGCAGCGTTAGGCGGTGAAATTGAAGTACCAACCTTAGATGGTAAAGTGAAACTGAAGATCCCTGCTGAAGCGCAAACCGGTAAAATGTTCCGTATGCGTGGCAAAGGTGTAAAATCGGTACGTAGTGCGGTAACCGGTGATTTGCTATGTAAGGTTGTAGTGGAAACACCTGTTAATTTAAATGCTGAGCAAAGAGCCTTACTTGAACAACTTCAAGCAAGTATGGGTGAAGGCAAAGAAGCCGCGAAATACCGTCCAAAAGAGCAGGGCTTTTTTGACGGGGTAAAGAAATTCTTTGATTCTTTATAG